ccgggggatgttgggtagggggttcctcacggtgagggcagtgaggttggggaatgccctgccaggggatgttgggaagggggttcctcacggtgagggcagtgaggttggggaatgccctgcgggggatgttgggtagggggttcctcacggtgagggcagtgagggggttggggaatgccctgccgggtgatgttgggtagggggttcctcacggtgagggcagtgagggggttggggaatgccctgccgggggatgttgggtagggggttcctcacggtgagggcagtgagggggttggggaatgccctgcgggggatgttgggtagggggttcctcacggtgagggcagtgaggttggggaatgccctgccgggggatgttgggtagggggttcctcacggtgagggcagtgagggggttggggaatgccctgccgggggatgttgggtagggggttcctcacggtgagggcagtgagggggttggggaatgccctgcgggggatgttgggtagggggttcctcacggtgagggcagtgagggggttggggaatgccctgccgggtgatgttgggtagggggttcctcacggtgagggcagtgagggggttggggaatgccctgccgggggatgttgggtagggggttcctcacggtgagggcagtgagggggttggggaatgccctgccgggggatgttgggtagggggttcctcacggtgagggcagtgaggttggggaatgccctgccgggggatgttgggtagggggttcctcacggtgagggcagtgagggggttggggaatgccctgccgggggatgttgggtagggggttcctcacagtgagggcagtgagggggttggggaatgccctgccgggggatgttgggtagggggttcctcacggtgagggcagtgaggttggggaatgccctgccgggggatggggtaatggcagattctgttaatgcctataagaggggcctggatgagttcttgaacaagcagaatatccaaggctattgtgatactaatatctacagttagtattagtggttgtatatatagtttatgtgagtggatagataggtaagtataggttgtgggtgctgggtttacttggatgggttgaacttgatggactctggtcttttttcaaccctatgtaactatgtaactatatctctATCCCCCAATAGGCACAGGGTCTCCTTCCCCTATAATTTCACCCTTTTACAGGGGGCATCTGTGACCCACAATCCCATTACAGCTGCCCGGAATAAGTAGGGTGGAACGAGAATAAAGACATTCCGTGAATGCAGACTTTCTCATTATAATCCCAACGTGACACGCTCATGAAAACCAGAGCAAATACACAATGTTGATACAGGGTTATTGCTTTTTCTGCTCCAAATGTCACTACTCAGATTCCCTGATTAACAGACAGATATGAGCAGATTGGGcagagctggagagagtgtaaCTCATACAATAAATTCAACACGCCGTCCCCTAGTGTAACGACAGATTAACCCACAGGAGACTGAGCTCGTATCCCATCTGCACCCACTAAACTGACTAAATCTCTTTAAAGATGACTGACTTTTAAAACTCAACAGAATAATGTGTTTCAGGCATGGCCACCATCTGCTTGGTgttccccctagttcctagttgcccccctctctatcagccccatGCTAGTGCAACATCTAGCCTATGTTGGTCatttttaatttaccagaacCTTATCCGCCACTTTGACTGCTGGAGAGCATTATTCATGACAGTGGGATCATCCATGATGTatccaatgatccccaaccactggttTAGGGGGAacatgctccccaaccccttggatgttgctcaggaggatcgtgttgctccccaaccccttggatgttgctcaggaggaacgtgttgctccccaacccccttggatgttgctcaggaggaacgtgttgctccctaaccccttggatgttgctcaggaggaacgtgttgctccccaacccccttggatgttgctcaggaggaacgtgttgctccctaaccccttggatgttgctcaggaggaagatgttgctccccagccccttggatgttgctcaggaggaacgtgttgctccccaaccccttggatgttgctcaggaggaacgtgttgctccccaaccccttggatgttgctcaggagaaacatgttgctccataactgcttggatgttgctcccagtggcctcaaagcaggtgcttatctttgaattcctggcttggagtcaagttCGGTTGCATAAactaggtgtactgccaaacagaatctcctgtaggctgccagtacacatataggctaccaaatagccaatcgcagcccttatttgtcacccccaggaacctttttcacgcttgtgttgttaccaactttttatatttgatagtggctaaaaaggttggggaccgctgAGCAAtagaatataattaatccttttttctTCTCAAGGATCCCTGAGTGAAGCTGAGGGGCAATTCCTGAGCCTGGGAAATGAGGTTTAATGTACAATAAAGACCCCGGGCACTAACCAAGGGTGTTACATTTATACCAGGCAAACTACTGACCCATTATGAAGGCCCAGATGGCAGAAAGACTTGTCTGATGAGATCTTGTCATGCTGGCAGCCAGCGGCCCTGTTACCAGATACAGTTCTGTAGATCATTTCATCAGATGCAGCAGTTCTGGCACCGCGGAGCCGCTCTGCACCTTCTGCCTTGTCAGTCGTATATTTAGCTGAGTGGGAAATGACAGCGCTGGAAATCTTCCCTTTCGGAGCTCTGCAAAGGTGTTTTATGTTCTACCCGCCGACGTGTTTTTAGGGTAAACCCTATAGCGGTGCAGGCAGATCTGACAGAATTATTAATGCCCCCCTCCTGCACCCCGCTGTGTTACCTTGTTAAGTTATCCGGGCCCTGTTGGGGTCCCCGTAGGACAGTTTTGCATTTTACATGAGTTCATCTTCCCTAGATGCTCAGGCACAGAGGTATtgattaaagggacattatatatttttatactaaaaaCTGATTGGTCGTAATTGAATGGGTTtagatccttggaaaatggcacTGCTGCAAAGTCTCAAGTGTCACTGGAACCAGCCCTGTCATCATTCCCTTCTGGAGAAACCCCAATGTGTCACATCAGTGATGGGAACCCCATATAGAAGCAGTAGTTAGTAGCAGGTAGACCCCGGCTAGTagcagcagtgtcggactggcccaccaggataccaggaaaactcccggtgggcccaggtgtcagtgggccctcctgttcctgaccatttggcctgtttcatggtcattcactatttctgggaacaaaggagaaatagatggaaaaatagatgtttgcatataaataaaagagactgggagaataaagaggttgggtgaggaaaggaggaaaagtagtttggagagtgggcctatggtctaaggttttctggtgggccctgggtcccagtccgacactgagtagcAGTCTTCACCAACTGTAAGGAACTACAATAGGTACAGGGtcaggctaaaggtccccataggTCCccattagaccgattcggcagctaatcggcccgtgtatgggcactaccaacaggcctgcccgaccgatatctggcctgaaatcggtcagatatcgatcgggcaggttaaaaaatctagtcggatcggggaccgcattggctcattgatgcggtccccggaccgactttgcctataatCGTTGTTATAATTTGGCCCCAGTGCccattagcctggattctcctgatatcgcccacccgtaggtgggggatatggggagaagatccgctcgcttggcgacatcgccaagcgagtggatcttaaggtgtatggggacctttagggtcagGGTGGATGGCTAGAAGTATAAACAGTTGACAGGCAAGGGTACAAAACGTTCAGGCTTCAGCAGGAACTGTATAAACAGAAGTCAGGTTTGGGCAAAGGAGGCAACAGAAAATGTAGAATTTAGAAGTCCAAAAGGAGCCAAAAATAAGCAATGTCAAAGAAAAAGAAGTCCTGGCCCATCCCTTACAAAGAAGAGCAGACCAAGGACTGCATATAAATGTAGCTgttgcacataatgagcaaactgggggactaagtatcatttgcatgttagtgccacaacatggccgcccgcaCTGGGAGctcctcctgttgctgggggcatagtgcccATTAGAAGcagtttttgcacaaaatggtttaGTTTCCCCCAGTGTAGGCCCTATTAACCCATACTTCCAGTGGGGTAAACAATATTCCACTGATAGGTGACTCCCCAAACAAAAACATAACCCTCTCCCCATGGGCTGGGCCTGTTCTATATTAGAGCAGACATCCTATTAAAATGTCATGGTCAAAAAGTAGCGTTAAATGACATTTAGAGAAATGATATTCCAATCATTCCATCTATTTTACTTATTGATCTGATCTGTAGGTACAAACACACAGAGAGATTATCAGCGTCTCCCACGCACGGCACTGTGCCATCTATCACGCAGCTCCATGTGATTACATGTCATTCCGAATTAATTGACCCTGGGAGCAAGAGAAATGTTCTGAGATCCACCTGCTGTTCTTGGCCTCGATACTGAGCACAGGATTTCTGCAGGGATCACAGAGATATGGGCATATATAGCTGTACATCAGTTAGTGGCCCAAGCTGAATGAAGGAGGGGAAATATATTGACCATAGTAGACACCCTGGGGCACCACACTGCCTGTACACTCGAGGGGCTGTATTGCATTTGGTATAGGCACACTGTCAGTGGGTATCAGGTACCTATTGGATACACATCCATCAACACAGCATTCAGTCCCCCCACCACATTCTTCTTTAGGCTTAGGCCTCCTCTAGCCCCAGTGCAGAGGTCCAGGTGATTGGCTCTATCTTTGTTGACCCACCATCTTGGTGGCCATATCGGAGGAAGATCCATTTAGGGAAGGCTCATTCCCACCCCTTATGGTATCCTGGAGCCCCATTGCGGGTGCAATTTGGGAAATTTTAGGTACCTGGTACCCATTGGATGCACATCCATAAATACATCATTCAGCCCCTCCACCATATTCTTCTTTAGGCTTAGACCTCCTCTAGCCCCTGAGTCTGCTGTTTTGCTGCTGATTCTGGGATGACATCGGCTGCCCAGTGGGCTACTCCAGATTccgcagcttattggcctgtgtaggggacTAAAATAAcagcctacctgactgatatctgcttTGGGATCCTCCAGATATCAACAAAGGATGGCAATAAGTTGAAGTCTTCTCCAGACAGATCTGCAAAGCTTCTGTGCAGAGGTCCAGGTGATTGGATTTGACTTTGTTGACCCACCATCTTGGTGGCCATATTGCAGGAAGATTCATTtgtttgtgaaacagtgaaaattccTGTTTATGGTCAACTTCAGTTCAGCTGAATATTTAGGAAGACTCATTCCCACCCCTTATGTTATCCTTGTGCCCCATTGGGAAATTTTGGGCAGTAAGGAACAATCTCAGTGAATTCTGTATATCACCATCACTGTATAGGAAACCTATGGCCAAGCGAGGGACTCACCATCCATCTTGGTCTTTTACCCTTTCAAGCTCAGTCTTCAATTCACTTAACACAAAACTTCCCGATTACCCTTGAGAAACAAACAATCAGCATCGATCAATATCACTTACTGTCCGCAGCCTACAGACACTCTCTGCTGGTCACAAAGGGGCCCATCAATCATTTGTAATTAGCGCACTGGGTCGCTCCTGACACGCAACAGTGAGATACAGGAGCTGGGGCTCTCTCTCTGATTTCCCATTGGGGAGGGAGGCAGCCTGTTAGAAGCCACAATCAGCCAATTAAAGCCAATAGATTTTTCAGAAAAGTTTTTACCAGCTCTTTACAAAAAGAGGAAAAATGAAGCAGAATTATTAAAACAAATTTGACTTTAATGTTTGATTGATCTTTAATTCAGGCTGAACACAAGCGCCAACTGGCAGCCCCCCCACCTTGTGTAGCCCCCACTCCCAAgtgtggctgctgtgactgcttacctttgtgttagctttaaattatttgtgccctgggtacccctggaactatagcggggtgactgttaccccaatgtttctatatatctgtaaccttgttatgggctaagggggcccagcctgaaggccagttaggggggatctggggtgagtgcttatttgtgccctgggtacccctggaactatagcggggtgactgttaccccaatgtttctatatatctgtaaccttgttatgggctaagggggcccagcctgaaggccagttaggggggatctggggtgagtgcttatttgtgccctgggtacccctggaactatagcagggtgactgttaccccaatgtttctatatatctgtaaccttgttatgggctaagggggcccagcctgaaggccagttaggggggatctggggtgagtgcttatttgtgccctgggtacccctggaactatagcagggtgactgttaccccaatgtttctatatatctgtaaccttgttatgggctaagggggcccagcctgaaggccagttagggggggatttggggtgagtgcttatttgtgccctgggtacccctggaactatagcggggtgactgttaccgcaatgtttctatatatctgtaaccttgttatgggctaagggggcccagcctgaaggccagttagggggggatttggggtgagtgcttatttgtgccctgggtacccctggaactatagcagggtgactgttaccccaatgtttctatatatctgtaaccttgttatgggctaagggggcccagcctgaaggccagttagggggggatttggggtgagtgcttatttgtgccctgggtacccctggaactatagcggggtgactgttaccccaatgtttctatatatctgtaaccttgttatgggctaagggggcccagcctgaaggccagttagggggggatttggggtgagtgcttatttgtgccctgggtacccctggaactatagcagggtgactgttaccccaatgtttctatatatctgtaaccttgttatgggctaagggggcccagcctgaaggccagttagggggggatttggggtgagtgcttatttgtgccctgggtacccctggaactatagcagggtgactgttaccccaatgtttctatatatctgtaaccttgttatgggctaagggggcccagcctgaaggccagttagggggggatttggggtgagtgcttatttgtgccctgggtacccctggaactatagcagggtgactggtaCCCATatgtttctatatactgtatctgtaaccttgttatgggctaagggggcccagcctgaaggccagttaggggggcgatttggggtgagtgcttatttgtgccctgggtacccctggaacagaCATATGGCAACTTAGTTAATTTATTACCGCCTTACTTAGAACGCAGCTATAGCTTGGCcataagtgtgtgtatatgtgtatatatgtatgtgtgtgtgtgtgtgtgtgagtacatGTAAATGGTGCATTGGCTGTAGGATGAATACCCTTATTAAAGAAGTAGTGAGTCAGCAGCAACAACATGGAGAGCTGACAGCAGCTTGAGAAATTGCTATCATGCATCCAACCCAAGGGAGACCCTATTATTCTACTCTCTCCTGACCCTGGAAAACATTTCATTCCTAAACTTAAATACCCACTACACTGACTGGAGGGATCTGTGCATCCAGAAGATAATGGCTCCTTgagtgatttaaaggggaactaaaccctgcggcacagcgcggctcaaccaaacattactcagctgttgctggactacaaatcccagaataatgtaacatataatgaagggtgttgggttcacagtggagttgtgcaggactcaatggtaatgcttaaacaacttgtttattagagctccaacatggcaaactatatacagacatttcAAGTAGGAAGTATATCTGACCATAGAGAGCAAACAGAAGCcaagctagataacacattgtagctgagctaacatttaggcatccagctccctctagtggtacacaacacTCCTCCCCCCTAGCTAACGTAATCGTCCATCCACTTTGGAGGCACCCTGTTGCGTTGTGGCCGTTCATAACCAGAAGTCTGACCCCAAGAGACATCTTGGGAGGAGTTATCACATTTCTCTATAGGAGCAGAGTCATTCTCTGGTGGAATACTGGTTTCATTGGTCCCTTGGCTGCATGGGGTAGCCACTTCATCTGGAAGAGAGTCACTAGGAACCACCTTGGGACAACCCATGCTCTCCATTAAGGTACTGTTACTTGGCTGAACACGCCTCCGCAACTGATCAACATGACGGTGCCACTCTTGCCCATCATCACAATGTACCTTGTATGACACAGGTCCAGTAACTTCAGTTATTACTGCAGGGACCCACTTTGGACCAGCCCCATAATTCCTGGCATACACTGGATCATTAGAAGCAACTGTACGCAGAGTCTTAGAGGATAGGGCTGAATCCAGGCTTTGTTGCTGTTTCCTTTCTACATCATCAGTTAGATCTGGATTAAGACGATCAAGACATGTTTTAAGGCGCCGCCCCATCAGAAGCTCAGCAGGGCTGACACCTGTGGTAGGACATGGGGTAACATGCTGAGCTATAAGGAATCGTGCAAGTCTTGTTGACCAGTCCCCATTAGTAATCCTTCTGAGTGCATCCTTCGCAGTTTGAACCATTCTTTCAGCTTGTCCATTTCCTTGAGGTCGACGTGGAGCAATGGTTACTGCCTTTATTAAGTTGTTATTGGTAAAGGTCTTAAACTCCTCAGAAGTAAAAGCAGTCCCATTGTCTGATACAATAACATCTGGTATTCCGTGTGTTGCAAACAGATGACGTAGGGCTGAAATTGTCACAGCTGATGTCTGAGATGACACGAGGATGACCTCTAACCATTTTGAGAAAGAGTCTACCACTACAAGAAAGTTCTTCCCCTGGAATGGTCCAGCAAAATCAATATGAAGTCTAGACCAAGGCTTTTTTGTAATCTCCCAAGGAAACACTGGAGCTGCAAGGAGGCTGTGATGAGAGTTCTGGCAAGTGACACACAGATGTACGGCCTCCTCTATGTCTGTGTCAATTCTGGGCCACCAGACATAACTCCTTGCGAGAGCTTTCATGCGCACGATTCCTGGGTGGGCTGCATGTAGCATATCTAGGACAAATTTGCGTCCTCTTTGAGGAATGACTACTCGGCTTCCCCATAATAAACACCCTTTATGTGCAGATAGTTCATGTTGACGGTTTGAATATGGTCTGAACTCTTCAGACAACTTTTCATTTGTCCATCCCCTCCACACCCAGTTGAGAACACGAGAAAGGATTGGATCCTTTGCAGTCATATGAGCAATCTCAGTAGCTTCCAGTGGAGAATCAGGGAGGGATTCAAGCATAAGTACTTCAAGTAAAGGGGGTAGTGAGCAGTCTGGGATCTGTAAAGGCAAGCGACTCAAAGCATCAGCATTTAAGATTGATTTTCCAGGTTTATAAAGAAGAGTGTAATCATAAGCACTTAGCACGATACTCCATCTGAGCATTCGAGGTGACATAACATTAGGAGTAGGGCTATCTTTTGAGAGCAAACCCAGTAATGGTTTATGATCAGTGTGGATTTCAAATGTATGTCCATAGAGGTAATTATGAAACTTCTTAACACCAGCTATGATAGCTAATACTTCTTTATCAATTTGTGCATAGTTCCTCTCTGCTGATGTCATTGTCCTAGAGTAATAAGCAACTGGTGCCTCTTTACCATTTGGGAGAATGTGGCTAAGAACAGCGCCAACACCATAAGGAGATGCATTTGTAGTAAGTATTAATGGCCGATCTTCATCATAATGGACAAGAAGAGAATCAGATGTCAGCAACTGTTTAACTTTGCAGAAGGCCTCTGAATGTTTAGGAGTCCAATTCCATGGGACCCCTTTGTCAAACAAGCGATGAAGAGGCTCTGCCACTGTTGCCTTGTGAGCAAGGAAGCTGTGATAGAAATTGAGCAACCCAAGGAATGCTTGAAGTTCTTGTTTACATTTTGGTTCAGGTGCATCATGGATAGCTTTCACTTTACTTTCTGTAGGATGAATGCCTGAAGCATCTATACGGTACCCCAAGAAGTTTACACTGGTAGCTCCAATctcacacttttctttttttaaacgaaTGCCTGATGAATCAAAACGAGATAGTACTTCTCTAAGGCGGTCAGCCAGTATACTTTCAGATGGCCCCATTAGTAGAACATCATCAAAATATGGTACAACACCAGGAATGCTGGATAGCAAGGTTTCCATAAAGTGCTGGAATATTCCTGGTGcggttgaaattccaaactggaggcgCTTTACCCTGAATGCACCCCGATGGGTAATAATAGTCTGGGCATCTGCAGAAGCTTCATCCACCAACAACTGTTGGTATGCCTGGGCAAGATCAAGTTTTGCAAAAACCTTGCCACCAGCTAGTGTGGATAACAGTTGATTCACAGCAGGCACAGGATATGGATGCTGATTAAGAGCTTTATTTACTGTGCATTTATAGTCTCCACAGAGTCTCACATCACCATTAGGTTTAAGAACTGGCACAATTGGGGTTGCccattgtgtgtgtgtcactggctCAAAGACCCCTTGTGCTGTGAGACGTTCAAGTTCAGCTTCAATTTTTGGACGTAAAGCATATGGCACAGATCTGGCTTTCATGTGTATGGGTGAGATTGCAGGGTCTAATCTAAGTGACACAGGTGGACCCTTGTAAGTGCCTAGTTCATTTGCAAAAACTTGTGGAAATTCCTCAATGACTTTCTTTACTGATCCCCCAGTGACAACATGGATGCCTTGGAGTACCTTTGGCAACAATCAGGGGTAACATTCCGCTGAATGTGTTGTACTGAACACTCACATCACAACTTCCAAGAAGCTCAACAGACTGCCCATTATAGTCACGGAGTGTGCACCCTGGCTTTGATAATGTGGGAGGATTGTGAGGGAAcagtttatcaaataattcagagcttaTTATGGTAAATGCGGCTCCTGAGTCAATCTCCATTTCACACCGATAGCcatgtataaaaacatttgcagtaaTTTCAGAGTTTACAGGGCTCTTACTGTTGACATGTTGGATATGATACAGCTGGTTGACCTCTGTTCCAGTGGCTGCCCCTTTATTTGTTGGTAAATTTTTATGTGAAAACTTTGCATTATCGCTTTGTTTTTCCTGATTAACCCTTGCTTTGCAAACACGTATTACATGGCCTTTCTTTTTGCAGTAATGACACACAGCATTCTTAAAAGGGCATACAGAGCGTCTGTGCTGACCACCACATCCAATACATGGTGTAAATGGTGATGCATTTGTTGCAAGATAGTCTTTTGGTTTGTTGTTTTGAAATTGAATGTCATCTCCCTGTTTGGAGGATATGGTGTGCACACTGGTTGCTGTATGATgaattgccttaaggtggccatacacggaccgattttttacttacaaacgaccgattcccgaacgatccgatgctatcgttaagttatcgtatagttggtggtgtacgaacgatcgtcggcccactaaacgagccgacattatcgtccccaaaatcgatcggccaggtttaaaaattttggtcgtttaacgataaaatctgccagttggtgtgagtgtcagacatttgtctttcaacaattgttctctgcgcatgtcacgattgccagcagcggaagtcaacgacattcgatcgtacgtagatgtacgatcgtacgtattttacgataatgatgcgacgaaatctttcccgaattatcgttgcccgtggatggcatatcgtatgggaactcgatcgccatacgatcgtttgtcgatataatcgttcatcgcacaacgagcgaaatcgcctcgtgtatggccaccttaagtgtgtaaaagtgcagTTTCTGCAGCCAAGGCCTTCTCCTGCGCAGCTGCCAGTGTCAGGTTAGGCTCAGCGAGAAGCCGGCGCTGCAAGGCCTcattcttacatagttacatagttacatagggttgaaaaaagaccattgtccatcaagttcaacccatccaagtaaacccagcacacaacctatacttaccagtctatacactcacatacagaccaacactgacctatctatccactcacatacagacccatactga
The sequence above is a segment of the Xenopus tropicalis strain Nigerian chromosome 7, UCB_Xtro_10.0, whole genome shotgun sequence genome. Coding sequences within it:
- the LOC108645137 gene encoding uncharacterized protein K02A2.6-like; the encoded protein is MKARSVPYALRPKIEAELERLTAQGVFEPVTHTQWATPIVPVLKPNGDVRLCGDYKCTVNKALNQHPYPVPAVNQLLSTLAGGKVFAKLDLAQAYQQLLVDEASADAQTIITHRGAFRVKRLQFGISTAPGIFQHFMETLLSSIPGVVPYFDDVLLMGPSESILADRLREVLSRFDSSGIRLKKEKCEIGATSVNFLGYRIDASGIHPTESKVKAIHDAPEPKCKQELQAFLGLLNFYHSFLAHKATVAEPLHRLFDKGVPWNWTPKHSEAFCKVKQLLTSDSLLVHYDEDRPLILTTNASPYGVGAVLSHILPNGKEAPVAYYSRTMTSAERNYAQIDKEVLAIIAGVKKFHNYLYGHTFEIHTDHKPLLGLLSKDSPTPNVMSPRMLRWSIVLSAYDYTLLYKPGKSILNADALSRLPLQIPDCSLPPLLEVLMLESLPDSPLEATEIAHMTAKDPILSRVLNWVWRGWTNEKLSEEFRPYSNRQHELSAHKGCLLWGSRVVIPQRGRKFVLDMLHAAHPGIVRMKALARSYVWWPRIDTDIEEAVHLCVTCQNSHHSLLAAPVFPWEITKKPWSRLHIDFAGPFQGKNFLVVVDSFSKWLEVILVSSQTSAVTISALRHLFATHGIPDVIVSDNGTAFTSEEFKTFTNNNLIKAVTIAPRRPQGNGQAERMVQTAKDALRRITNGDWSTRLARFLIAQHVTPCPTTGVSPAELLMGRRLKTCLDRLNPDLTDDVERKQQQSLDSALSSKTLRTVASNDPVYARNYGAGPKWVPAVITEVTGPVSYKVHCDDGQEWHRHVDQLRRRVQPSNSTLMESMGCPKVVPSDSLPDEVATPCSQGTNETSIPPENDSAPIEKCDNSSQDVSWGQTSGYERPQRNRVPPKWMDDYVS